A stretch of DNA from Saccharospirillum mangrovi:
TTCTGGGAAATGCCGTCGATGGCTTTTTCCAAATCGGAAAACCGCAACACCTGCCCGCCGAACAGATGGAACAGAATGATCAGCTTCCAGCGGCCTTCCAGCATCTTTAATGCTTTTTCGACACCTTCGGCGGCGGTATCCCGCGTAAAATTGTGTTTCTTACTCATGGGTAAGTACCATACTTTTTTGTCGGTTCTTGTCATTTTATAGAGTACAGATCAGCATGGCGACCTCGAACTGTGAGGAGCCTGTTTTTATGACCATTAATGTTGAACTGCCGCCTCCACTGGCGCCGTATTTTGCCGCCGCCAACGCTGGCGATATCGATGCCCAGGTGAGCCATTTCACCGCTGACGCACGCGTAAAAGACGAAGGCGAATGGCGCCAGGGCCACGCTGCCATAGCCGATTGGGCGCGCGACACCCGCGCACGTTACCAGCATCACGCCACACCGTTATCGACGGACAGCGATGCCTCGGCTGTCTTCGTCAACGCCCGGGTGGAAGGTTCGTTTCCCGGCAGCCCGGTGGTGTTGCGCTACCGTTTTGAGTTGGTCGACGGCTTGATCGATCGGCTGGAAATCGTCGCGGCATGACGGCAATGGATATGACGGCAAAGCGCGTGCTGGTGTCTGGCGGTACCCAAGGCGTGGGCGCGGTTCTGGTCGAACGTCTGGTGGCGCAGGGCGCTGAGGTTGTAACGACGGCTCGACGCGAGCCGGAAACATTGCCCGCCAACGCGCACTTTATCGCCGCTGATGTCAGCACAACGGCGGGCTGCGACACGGTATCCAACTGGGTGCTGGCACACTGGGGCGGGGTCGATATCGTGATTCATCTGGTCGGCGGATCGACCGCCCATCCTGGCGGCTTTGCTGCGCTGGACGAAGCGACCTGGCAAGCGGAGTTGTCG
This window harbors:
- a CDS encoding nuclear transport factor 2 family protein; this translates as MTINVELPPPLAPYFAAANAGDIDAQVSHFTADARVKDEGEWRQGHAAIADWARDTRARYQHHATPLSTDSDASAVFVNARVEGSFPGSPVVLRYRFELVDGLIDRLEIVAA